A stretch of the Argentina anserina chromosome 6, drPotAnse1.1, whole genome shotgun sequence genome encodes the following:
- the LOC126799059 gene encoding uncharacterized protein LOC126799059, translated as MIINGRHKNKYAWKPNAGVKINETEVGGRFRPLSEITGVCQRCKEQIEWKRKYGKYKTLAEPTKCQRCTKRNVRQSHHKLCQPCAKEHGVCAKCCSRNERIVGKDPAEAEAEQKELQEAIKNARERDRRTLLRAMNAGKSMKGESEKEEKGDKAGDLALSASLMEHAEATRDDEDDSDDDEEEEEEEEEKDDGVCN; from the exons ATGATTATCAACGGCAGGCACAAGAATAAGTACGCCTGGAAACCCAACGCCGGCGTCAAAATCAACGAGACGGAGGTCGGAGGCCGGTTCCGGCCACTGTCGGAAATCACCGGCGTGTGCCAACGGTGCAAGGAACAGATCGAGTGGAAGCGAAAGTACGGAAAGTACAAGACTCTAGCGGAACCGACCAAGTGCCAACGTTGTACCAAACGCAACGTCCGacaatcccaccacaagctcTGTCAGCCTTGCGCCAAGGAACACGGTGTCTGCGCCAAGTGTTGTTCTCGGAACGAGCGGATTGTCGGGAAAGACCCGGCCGAGGCTGAAGCCGAGCAGAAGGAGCTTCAGGAG GCGATTAAAAATGCGAGGGAGAGGGATAGGAGGACTCTGCTACGAGCT ATGAATGCAGGTAAATCTATGAAGGGTGAGAGTGAGAAGGAAGAGAAGGGAGACAAGGCTGGGGATTTGGCGCTCTCAGCTTCGCTAATGGAACATGCAGAGGCAACTAgagatgatgaggatgattctgatgatgatgaagaggaggaggaggaggaggaggagaaggatgATGGTGTTTGTAATTAG